In Elaeis guineensis isolate ETL-2024a chromosome 1, EG11, whole genome shotgun sequence, a genomic segment contains:
- the LOC105038620 gene encoding uncharacterized protein, with amino-acid sequence MCSIQTNIGCPSKGLPLLGPNGRNGRSYTSLSLSCLYASAPVEFQRKKVYPRLVYSAPTSKRCEPVCAFGAKGSSKSQDDAFSMESLKKAMEGVKQEKSLQDMLKQQMQDWKFGGGGGKGNPPRGGGGGGSDGDGEGAPQDESSAETFDEIVQVVLATIGFMLVYIYMIRGEELALLARDYIKYLFGAKETMRLKRAMDKWHKFWENITRKEVVSEGWLARAIVTTPTWWHKPKQLARLVESLYRDYKRQQEREHES; translated from the exons ATGTGTAGCATTCAGACAAATATTGGTTGCCCTAGCAAAGGACTTCCTTTGTTGGGTCCCAATGGGAGGAATGGAAGAAGTTACACTTCTTTATCTCTATCTTGTTTATACGCTTCAGCTCCTGTGGAATTCCAGCGAAAAAAGGTGTATCCAAGGCTGGTTTATAGTGCGCCGACGTCTAAAAGATGTGAACCAGTTTGTGCGTTTGGTGCGAAAGGAAGCTCGAAGAGCCAAGATGAT GCTTTTTCAATGGAATCCCTAAAGAAAGCTATGGAAGGTGTGAAACAAGAGAAATCGCTGCAAGATATGTTGAAGCAGCAGATGCAAGACTGGAAATTTGGGGGAGGTGGAGGCAAAGGAAATCCTCCCAGAGGTGGTGGCGGCGGTGGCAGCGATGGTGATGGTGAGGGTGCTCCACAAGATGAAAGTTCTGCAGAAACATTTGATGAAATAGTGCAAGTGGTTTTGGCAACCATTGGCTTTATGCTTGTG TACATTTACATGATCAGAGGTGAGGAACTGGCACTTCTAGCTAGAGACTACATCAAATATCTTTTTGGGGCCAAGGAAACTATGCGGTTGAAACGTGCCATGGATAAATGGCACAAGTTTTGGGAAAATATAACCAGGAAGGAGGTGGTGAGTGAAGGTTGGTTGGCACGAGCGATTGTTACTACGCCCACATGGTGGCACAAACCAAAGCAGTTGGCACGTCTGGTGGAATCTCTCTATCGAGACTATAAGAGACAACAAGAAAGAGAACATGAATCTTAA
- the LOC105038621 gene encoding endochitinase EP3, with protein sequence MASTSMILFISLLLAGIISPSASQNCRCSPGLCCSKYGYCGAGNDFCGPGCQEGPCQAPAPAPAPANGVSVADIVAQQFFNGIINQAGGGCPGKGFYTRAAFLDALGSYPNFGRVGTTNDSKREIAAYFAHVTHETGHLCFIEEKNDTSQDDYCDKRFIQQYPCAPGKKYYGRGPLQLSWNYNYGPAGTSIGFDGLNKPEIVATDVNTSFRASLWFWMENVHSVITSGKGFGATIRKINGAYECDGKGVDSMNARVGYYKDYCKQFGVAPGDKLTC encoded by the exons ATGGCAAGTACTAGTATGATCTTATTCATATCCCTCCTGCTAGCTGGAATAATCTCCCCCTCAGCCTCGCAGAATTGCCGGTGCTCGCCGGGCTTATGCTGCAGCAAGTATGGGTATTGTGGCGCCGGCAATGACTTCTGCGGTCCGGGTTGCCAAGAGGGGCCGTGCCAAGCCCCGGCACCGGCACCGGCACCGGCGAACGGTGTCTCGGTTGCGGATATTGTCGCGCAGCAATTCTTCAATGGAATCATCAATCAGGCTGGTGGTGGATGCCCTGGCAAGGGCTTCTATACGAGGGCTGCATTTCTTGATGCACTCGGGTCCTACCCTAACTTCGGCCGGGTCGGGACGACCAATGACTCCAAGCGTGAGATCGCCGCCTACTTTGCTCATGTCACACATGAAACTGGAC ACCTCTGCTTCATCGAAGAGAAGAACGACACATCCCAGGACGACTACTGTGATAAAAGATTCATCCAACAATATCCATGTGCCCCAGGGAAGAAATACTATGGCCGTGGCCCTCTTCAATTGAGCTGGAACTATAACTACGGTCCTGCCGGAACAAGCATTGGATTTGATGGCTTGAACAAGCCTGAGATAGTGGCTACTGACGTGAACACATCCTTCAGGGCCTCTTTGTGGTTTTGGATGGAGAATGTGCACTCAGTCATAACTTCTGGCAAGGGATTTGGAGCCACAATCCGAAAAATCAATGGTGCTTACGAGTGTGATGGCAAGGGGGTGGATTCGATGAATGCTCGTGTTGGATACTATAAAGATTATTGCAAGCAGTTTGGTGTGGCACCAGGGGATAAGCTCACTTGCTAG
- the LOC105038623 gene encoding eukaryotic translation initiation factor 2A, translating into MSMDQSPSLQILVREPEGFTIWRGPPFSNGEPHVSLDRVPCTSAKFSENGCRLIVIKNSSTVVVYNCSGFTEIRSFEIPSLLAAVLSPCGTYLQTFQKSTTPQDKNVVLWEIETGTPVYQQFQKNMSKTTWPSIQFSSDESIACRMATNEIQFFDAKDFSKGVTYRLRIPGVVAVELSKAPASHIAAFVAESKGIPASVQIFSCNKDAQAQPVARRSFFRCSTVQLHWNCGSTGLLVVAQSDVDKSNQSYYGESKLNYLTIDGTHEGLVPLRKDGPVHDVQWSSSGSEFAVVYGFMPAKATIFDKKCNPLLDLGQGPYNTIRWNPKGRFICLAGFGNLPGDMAFWDYSEKKLLGTTKAECSVTSEWSPDGRYFMTATTAPRLQIDNGIKIFHHNGSLYFKKMFNKLYQADWKPEAPEEFGDITDLVKSVDTLKIDEPKKQAQGPKSSQASAKISANTVQKPAAYRPPQAKSAAAVQAELFGGIAPAEEMSKNALRNKKRREKQREKKAQEASAAASGSS; encoded by the exons ATGTCCATGGATCAATCACCAAGCCTGCAAATTTTAG TTCGagaacctgaaggattcacaattTGGAGAGGACCACCATTCAGTAATGGCGAACCACATGTCAGTCTTGATAGAGTTCCCTGTACTTCTGCAAAGTTCAGTGAAAATGGGTGTAGGCTTATCGTGATTAAAAACTCCTCTACTGTTGTTGTTTATAATTGCTCTGGGTTCACTGAGATTAGATCCTTTGAGATTCCTTCTCTCCTTGCTGCTGTTCTGTCTCCATGTGGAACCTACCTTCAGACATTCCAGAAATCCACTACACCGCAAGATAAAAATGTTGTGTTATGGGAAATAGAGACTGGTACTCCTGTTTATCAACAATTTCAAAAGAATATGTCCAAAACCACATG GCCATCAATTCAGTTTAGCTCTGATGAATCTATTGCCTGCCGGATGGCCACAAATGAGATACAATTTTTTGATGCCAAAGATTTTTCCAAAGGAGTTACTTACAGGTTAAGAATACCTGGGGTGGTTGCTGTGGAGCTTTCGAAGGCTCCTGCATCTCATATTGCAGCATTTGTGGCAGAATCCAAG GGTATCCCAGCCAGTGTTCAAATATTTTCTTGTAATAAAGATGCACAGGCTCAGCCTGTTGCCAGGCGAAGCTTTTTCCGTTGTTCTACTGTGCAGTTGCATTGGAATTGTGGCTCTACGGGGCTTCTTGTTGTGGCCCAATCTGATGTGGATAAAAGCAACCAGAGTTATTATGGTGAATCTAAGTTGAATTACTTGACAATTGATGGAACACATGAAGGGCTTGTTCCTCTGC GTAAAGATGGGCCTGTTCATGATGTCCAGTGGTCTTCTTCGGGTTCTGAATTTGCTGTTGTTTATGGAT TCATGCCTGCTAAAGCAACAATTTTTGACAAGAAATGCAATCCACTGCTCGATCTTGGTCAAGGTCCTTATAACACAATCAGATGGAACCCAAAAGGAAGAT TTATTTGTTTGGCAGGTTTTGGCAATTTGCCTGGTGATATG GCCTTTTGGGATTATTCAGAAAAGAAGTTGCTTGGAACAACAAAGGCAGAATGTTCTGTGACAAGCGAATGGTCTCCTGATGGACGTTATTTCATGACAGCCACAACAGCACCACGGTTACAAATAGACAATGG GATAAAAATATTCCACCACAATGGCTCCCTGTATTTTAAGAAGATGTTCAATAAGTTGTATCAG GCTGATTGGAAGCCAGAAGCACCTGAAGAGTTTGGTGATATTACCGATCTTGTGAAATCTGTCGATACTTTAAAGATTGATGAACCAAAAAAGCAAG CACAAGGTCCTAAATCATCGCAAGCGTCCGCTAAGATCTCTGCAAATACTGTGCAAAAACCGGCTGCCTATCGTCCACCACAGGCTAAGAGTGCTGCTGCAGTTCAAGCAGAG CTCTTTGGGGGGATTGCTCCTGCGGa AGAAATGAGCAAAAATGCATTGCGAAACAAGAAGCGCCGGGAAAAGCAGAGGGAGAAAAAGGCTCAAGAAGCCTCAGCTGCTGCTAGTGGTAGTTCATAG